In Oncorhynchus masou masou isolate Uvic2021 chromosome 11, UVic_Omas_1.1, whole genome shotgun sequence, the genomic stretch ACTGCAGCCACAGGCTCAACTACAGGTTTAACTGCAGCCACAGGCTCAACTACAGGTTTAACTGCAGCCACAGGCTCAACTACAGGTTTAACTGCAGCCACGGGCTCAACTACAGGTTTAACTGCAGCCACGGGCTCAACTACAGGTTTAACTGCAGCTACAGGTTTAACTGCAGCCACGGGCTCAACTACAGGTTTAACTGCAGCCACAGGCTCAACTACAGGTTTAACTGCAGCCACAGGCTCAACTACAGGTTTAACTGCAGCCACAGGATCAACTACAGGTTTAACTGCAGCCACAGGCTCAACTACAGGTTTAACTGCAGCCACAGGCTCAACTACAGGTTTAACTGTAGCCACAGGCTCAACTACAGGTTTAACTGCAGCCACAGGCTCAACTACAGGCTTAACTGTAGCCACAAGCTCAACTACAGGTTTAACTGCAGCCACGGGCTCAACTACAGGCTTAACTGCAGCCACAGGCTCAACTACAGGCTTAACTGCAGCCACGGGCTCAACTACAGGTTGAACTGCAGCCACGGGCTCAACTACAGGTTTAACTGCAGCCACGGGCTCAACTACAGGTTTAACTGCAGCCACAGGCTCAACTACAGGCTTAACTGCAGCCACAGGCTCAACTACAGGCTTAACTGCAGCCACAGGCTCAACTACAGGCTTAACTGCAGCCACGGGCTCAACTACAGGTTTAACTGCAGCCACGGGCTCAACTACAGGTTTAACTGCAGCCACGGGCTCAACTACAGGTTTAACTGCAGCCACGGGCTCAACTACAGGTTTAACTGCAGCCACGGGCTCAACTACAGGTTTAACTGCAGCCACGGGCTCAACTACAGGTTTAACTGCAGCCACAGGCTCAACTACAGGTTTAACTGCAGCCACGGGCTCAACTACAGGTTTAACTGCAGCCACAGGCTCAACTACAGGTTTAACTGCAGCCACAGGCTCAACTACAGGTTTAACTGCAGCCACGGGCTCAACATCAGGTTTAACTGCAGCCACAGGCTCAACTACAGGTTTAACTGTAGCCACATGCTCAACTACAGGTTTAACTGCAGCCACAGGCTCAACTACAGGTTTAACTGTAGCCACAGGCTCAACTACAAGTTCAATTGCCTCCACAGCCGCTGGCCTAACTGCAGGTTCTTCAGAAACACTGTCAACAGGTTTCACTACAAGTTCTAAGACTGATTCTACAGCAGCCTCTTCTGATTGGATTTCACTTGCTGGTTCCACTGTGGGTCCCACGGTGGGTTCTGCAGTGAGTTTTGCGATGAGTTCTCCAACAGCTTCTTCCACAGATGCAGGTtcctcagtcgttgtctcagagGGCTCTGCTGCCTCTGGTTGGTCAGCAGGTGCATCTACAGATTCCTCCACTGCAGGTTGTTCCACAGGTTTCCCAAGAGATTTGTCTTTTGATTCTGCTGTTGGTGGGTCCGACTCCTCCACAGCTTCTGACAACTCTTCAGGCCTACTGTAAATCAGTCACACAGAATTAGCACTTAAATACGCTTTATGGCAGTAACTGATTGAAGCACCCATTATACTACTTCTGTCAGGGTGAACAACAGCACCTGCTATCTATATTTCTCCTCAATTATATTCTAAATGTGCACAAAATCTATTCTTGCATAAAACAAAAGGTAACATTCATTTTAATGGAGCTGGGGATGTGCTTGGCTACTTCATAGTGAATACATTAACCCCTTACCCCCCTGGGAAATGGCCTATATGGATAGTGCTAGATTGAAAAAAATAATACAGGAAAAATATGGAAATTATAtacataaccatggtagcaattcAAAGGGAGATTATGGCAAGATTATTAGGCtaaaggtgaggacacaacagttaacctgacacaagactgaatccaaacattacatgtgcattttacatttattgTATTTTTAGCCGCATTTGATGAtaacgaaatctgaaaatactctggatacattcagtaacatgataagaatattATTGGGAAATTtagggtaggtgcaacataagacaaaacAATTACAagagtttgagtgagaggtctaattgGTGGCCACACCTCTCCATAGTGTGCACAGTTCATAagtcatttcaatgcactttcATGACTTAAAGATTGAGTCTTCAACTAAACTCAGCACTGtcaactgtcaactgtgtttattttcagcaaacttaacatgtgtaaatattttcatgaacataagattcagcaactgagacaaaaactgaacaagttccacagacatgtgggGGGCTCAAAAtcaacagtaacagtcagtatctggtgtggccaacagctgaattaagtactgcagtgcagctcctcctcatggactgcaccatatttgcccgttcttgctgtaagattttaccccactcttccaccaagtcgcctgcaagttcccggacaccctccgattcaacaggtcccagacgtgctcaatgggattgagatccgggctcttcgctggcctttgcagaacactgacattcctgtcttgcaggacatcatgcacagaacaagcagtatggctggtggcattgtcatgctagagggtaatgtcaggatgagcttgcaggaagggtaccacatgagggaggaggatgtattccctgtaatgcacagcgttgagactgcatgcaatgacaacaagctcagtccaatgatgctgtgacacaccgccccagaccatgacggaccctccacctccaaatcgatcccgctccagagtacaggcctccggtgtaacgctcattccttcaaagataaacacgaatccaaccatcacccctggtgagacaaaaccgtgactcgtcagtgaagagcactttttgccagtactgtctggtccagcgacggtgggtttgtgcccataggtgacgttgttcgcggtgatgtctggtgaggacctgcctttacaacaggcctacaagccctcagtccagcatctctcagcctattgcggacagtctgagcactgatggagggattgtgcgttcctggtgtaactcgggcagttgttgttgccatcctgtacctgtcccgcaggtgtgatgttcggatgtaccgatcctgtgcaggtgttgttacaagtggtctgccactgcaaggacgatcagctgtccgttcaGTCTCCTGGGCATAATTTTGGTGCGCATAGAATGGAGTCATAACTCATGTGCATTTAGATGTGTGGTCCGCTTAACATTTTCTTCACAATACAATAAACATAGGCTGAATCTGTTAAGGACAAACCAGGGTATAATGCCATGTCACCTTGTAACTATACGTCAAAACATAGTGATCATATAt encodes the following:
- the si:dkey-125i10.3 gene encoding calphotin encodes the protein MATKEVNRAQVVRTMKMRTSLKGDGSWIRRVTDPDEEEGKPRKPELPKKPTGLFSAESSPVTSLAPCNPYSPTVTPDVDPLTPEEITKWSLTSSRVRPLAKSYVLSAAKKFESLDSPTSPPPFKISQSHFPRSRPEELSEAVEESDPPTAESKDKSLGKPVEQPAVEESVDAPADQPEAAEPSETTTEEPASVEEAVGELIAKLTAEPTVGPTVEPASEIQSEEAAVESVLELVVKPVDSVSEEPAVRPAAVEAIELVVEPVATVKPVVEPVAAVKPVVEHVATVKPVVEPVAAVKPDVEPVAAVKPVVEPVAAVKPVVEPVAAVKPVVEPVAAVKPVVEPVAAVKPVVEPVAAVKPVVEPVAAVKPVVEPVAAVKPVVEPVAAVKPVVEPVAAVKPVVEPVAAVKPVVEPVAAVKPVVEPVAAVKPVVEPVAAVKPVVEPVAAVKPVVEPVAAVQPVVEPVAAVKPVVEPVAAVKPVVEPVAAVKPVVELVATVKPVVEPVAAVKPVVEPVATVKPVVEPVAAVKPVVEPVAAVKPVVDPVAAVKPVVEPVAAVKPVVEPVAAVKPVVEPVAAVKPVAAVKPVVEPVAAVKPVVEPVAAVKPVVEPVAAVKPVVEPVAAVKPVVEPVAAVKPVVEPVAAAKPVVEPVAAIKPVVEPVAAVKPVVEPVAAVKSVVEPVAAVKPVVEESTSERIIEAEAVAEAAVEVVQELSAAIELEEALDVELPAAEVVADDIIAPASEPTPSPCGGQVPSLIQQQEDAEPQHQIIHDFRHTKDGKAICSYCDKPIDGNVKITINYPQIYSHPDCFKCGLCSKALGDMTTSMFVHGSVIHCDGCFIKTM